One region of Geminocystis sp. M7585_C2015_104 genomic DNA includes:
- the psaC gene encoding photosystem I iron-sulfur center protein PsaC yields MAHIVKIYDTCIGCTQCVRACPLDVLEMVPWDGCKAGQIASSPRTEDCVGCKRCETACPTDFLSIRVYLGAETTRSMGLAY; encoded by the coding sequence ATGGCTCACATTGTAAAAATCTACGACACCTGTATAGGTTGCACCCAGTGCGTACGCGCCTGTCCGTTAGACGTGCTGGAGATGGTCCCCTGGGATGGGTGTAAAGCGGGACAAATCGCCTCCTCTCCCCGGACAGAAGACTGTGTAGGCTGCAAACGTTGTGAGACTGCCTGTCCCACCGACTTTTTGAGCATCCGGGTGTACCTGGGGGCAGAAACCACTCGCAGTATGGGTCTAGCCTATTAA